Below is a window of Micromonospora chersina DNA.
GCGGCGGAACGGCACGCCCGCGACGCCCAGGGGGCCCCGCCCGAGGACCGGGAGCTGCTGCTGCTGGTCGCCGCGTCCGCCCCGCCGCCCCGGGAGCTGGCCCGGCTCGCCGCGCTCACCCACGCCGGGCCCGCCGCGGCGGTCTGCGTGCTGCTGGCCGGCCACCCGGCGACCGGTCCGGGCGAGGCCCCACCGCTGGGCGCCACCACCCAGCTCCGGCTCAACGAGCGGTACGCCCTGCTCGGCGACCCGCCCGGCCGGCCGTTCAGCGCCGACGGCAGCGGGCTGGCCGCTCCCGTGGTGCTCGACGGCGACCCGTCCCACGCCACAGTGTCCGCGCTGGCCGGGCAGCTCGCCCGGGCCACCCGGCGGGCCACCGCTGTCACCTTCGCCGACCTGCTGCCGGCCCGGCGATGGGCCGAGTCGTCCGGCGCCGGGCTGCGTACCGTGCTCGGCCGCGCCGTGCGGGGGGTCCGGCTCGGCGCCTCCGACGCGGCCGGCGGGGCCGCCGGCCGGGAACCGGTCACGGTGGCCTTCGACGACGCCACCCCGCACTGGCTGGTCGGCGGGCGCACCGGCGCCGGCAAGACCGTGTTCCTGCTCGACGTGCTCTACGGGCTTGCCGCCCGCTACTCGCCGACCGAACTCCAGCTCCTCCTGCTCGACTTCAAGGAGGGGGTCAGCTTCACCGAGTTCGTGCCCACCGAGCGCGACCCGTCCTGGCTGCCGCACGCCCGCGCCGTCGGCATCGAGTCCGACCGCGAGTACGGCGTGGCCGTGCTGCGCGAGCTGCGCGCCGAACTGGCCCGCCGCGCCGACCTGCTCAAACGGCACGGCGTCAGCAAGCTCGCCGACCTGCCGCCGAACGCCCGGCCGCCCCGGATCGTCACGGTGGTCGACGAGTTCCACGTCCTGTTCGCCGGCAACGACCCGCTCGCCCGGCAGGCCGTCGACCTCATCGAGGAACTGGCCCGCAAGGGCCGCTCGTACGGCCTGCACCTGGTGCTGGCCAGCCAGAGCACCACAGGCATCGAGGCCCTGTACGGCCGGGCCGAGGCGATCTTCGGCCAGTTCCCGCTCCGGGTCGCGCTGCCCGGCGGGGGCGGGGTGCTCGACCCGCTCAACGACGCCGCGAAGGCGCTGACCGTGGGCACGGCCGTGGTCAACACCGCCGGCGGCACGGCCGGCGCGGACACCGAGGTCCGCTTCCCCGACGCTCACGCCGCCGCGGCCGACCTCGCGGCCCTGCGCCACGAGCTGTTCGCCGCCCGCCCCGCCGGTGCCCGCCCACCCGCGGTCTTCCGGGGGTACGAGACCCCGCGGCTCACCGACGACCCCACCTGGGCCGGCCTGGCCCCGGGCGCCGAGCCGCCGCTCGCCCTCGTCGGCCGCACCGTCGACGTGGCCGGCAGCCCGGCCGGGTTCCGCCTCGACGACAGCCCGGGCCGGCACCTGGCGGTGGTCGGCACCGCCGCGAGCGGCGTGGACGTGCTCCGGTCGGCCGCCCTCAGCCTGGCCCGGCAGCACGCCCCCGGCACGGCCCGCTTCCTGTTCGTCCCCCTGGCGCCCGGGACCACGGAGACCGCCGACGACCTGGCCATGACCCTCGCGGCCGCCGGCCACCCGGTCCGCCGCCTCGACGCGGCGGCACTGCGCGCCCACCTCGCCGAGCTGGCCGACGTGTCCGCTCCGGCCCCCGCCCGCACCTACCTGGTGGTGTTCGGGATGGACGCCGCCGCCGGGGCGCTCGGCGCGAGCGACCCGGCGACGTTCCGCTCGGGGTACGACGACCTGCGGGCGGTGCTGCGCCACGGCCCCGCGCACGGGGTGCACCTGCTCGGCTGGTGGCGAGGGCTGCGCCGGCTCACCGAGGACGTCGGCGGCAGCCAGAACCGCGACGACGTGGCCTGCCTCGTGGCACTCAACGTGCCCGCCGCCGACCTCGGGCTGCACCTGGGCGTGCACGACCTCGCCTACACCCCGCGCGACGGGCGGGCCCTGCTTGTCGACAGGCACGAGCACCGCACCGCCCTGGTCGTGCCCTTCGTCGGCGACGGAGACGAGTCGTGAGCGGATTCGACGAGTACGCGGCCCTGCTCCGGGAGCTGTCCACCCGGCAGCGGGGCGGGGAGCGGGCGGTCGCCGCCGAGGCGGAACGCCGGCGTGCCCTCCAGTCCACCGTGGACCAGCTCGGCCGGCGGCTCGCCGCCCAGGGGCAGCGCCTCGACCAGCTCGGCCAGGCCATCGACCTGCCGATGCGGTCGGTCCCGGCCGAGGCCCCGAACGCGCCGGCAGTCCCGGTGGGCGCCACACCGGCGTCGAGCGCGCCCGTGCCGGGATCGACCGCGCCTGCCGGCGGGACGGGCGCGCCGGTGCCGGGCGGCGCGCAGGCGCCCGGAACCGGGGGCGGGGTGACCGGCGGCGCAGCCGCCGCGCCGGGGCGGCCGGGGGTCGGGGCGTATCCCGAGGGGACCGTGCCGGGGCCCCGGGTGGGTGACCCGGCGGCGGAGCTGGCCGCGGCCGGGCAGCTTGCCGACGAGGCCGACCGGCACGGGCAGCAGGCCGAGGCGCTGGCGCAGCGGCCGGTGCTGCTGCCCACCTGGTCGGCGCCGGCCCGGGCCGTCGCCGTCTACACCGCCTGCGCGCTGGTCGGCTCCCTGCTCATGCTGGTGGCGCTGATCGGCTCGCCGCTGCCGGCGACGGGGCTGGACCTGGTGGCCGCCGTCTCGTGCGCCGGCGTGCCGCTGCTGTCCTTCCTGGCCGGACATCTGGTGCTGGGCCGCTGGGGCCGCCCGGTGATCGGCGGTGAGACCCCGCCGGGGCGGTACGTGCCGCTCGGCTTCGTGATCTGCGCGCTGGTCGCGCCGTCGCTGTTCTGCGTCTACCTGGTGCTGTTCCGGCTGCTGAGCTGATCAGGGGGTGGCGCGGACGCTCGCGTGGCGGACCAGTTGGGCGAAGCGCACGTCCGGGCACGGGTAGTCCTCGCCGCAGCCGCAGAGCCAGCGGGTCACCTTCCGGGGCGGATGGGCGAAGAGGATGTCGTCGGCGTCGTCCAGATCCTGCCGGGACACGAAGCTCCTGCTCGCCCCGCCGGTGGGTGGAACGCCACGGGTGTCTCCCGGGCCGCGTGACACCCATGGTGTTCCACCGAGCGCCGGCGGATCTTCGGGCTTGTCCATGATGGTCTCCTTGCCGGTCGGGGAGGGGCCGGGCGTGATGGGTGACCGCCGGCGGGGCACGGGCACGCCCGGCCGTCCAGGGGACCGGCCGACCGGGCGCTCTGCGCGGTGGGAACGACCAACTCGGGTTTGCAG
It encodes the following:
- a CDS encoding FtsK/SpoIIIE domain-containing protein; protein product: MGRLATAYRQAVALHREALRRWEAARRALAAAGPAPVGSPELVARLARLGDELAGPVPGTARAASHPVPVRVGEATTVDGGFPVLVPLGAGAHLAVDTDARDTRVGELLRALVVRLLTAAPAGTVRVAGIDPAAFGATFLPLRPLLDAGVLAPAATTVAETAALLDAAERHARDAQGAPPEDRELLLLVAASAPPPRELARLAALTHAGPAAAVCVLLAGHPATGPGEAPPLGATTQLRLNERYALLGDPPGRPFSADGSGLAAPVVLDGDPSHATVSALAGQLARATRRATAVTFADLLPARRWAESSGAGLRTVLGRAVRGVRLGASDAAGGAAGREPVTVAFDDATPHWLVGGRTGAGKTVFLLDVLYGLAARYSPTELQLLLLDFKEGVSFTEFVPTERDPSWLPHARAVGIESDREYGVAVLRELRAELARRADLLKRHGVSKLADLPPNARPPRIVTVVDEFHVLFAGNDPLARQAVDLIEELARKGRSYGLHLVLASQSTTGIEALYGRAEAIFGQFPLRVALPGGGGVLDPLNDAAKALTVGTAVVNTAGGTAGADTEVRFPDAHAAAADLAALRHELFAARPAGARPPAVFRGYETPRLTDDPTWAGLAPGAEPPLALVGRTVDVAGSPAGFRLDDSPGRHLAVVGTAASGVDVLRSAALSLARQHAPGTARFLFVPLAPGTTETADDLAMTLAAAGHPVRRLDAAALRAHLAELADVSAPAPARTYLVVFGMDAAAGALGASDPATFRSGYDDLRAVLRHGPAHGVHLLGWWRGLRRLTEDVGGSQNRDDVACLVALNVPAADLGLHLGVHDLAYTPRDGRALLVDRHEHRTALVVPFVGDGDES